In the genome of Altererythrobacter sp. TH136, one region contains:
- a CDS encoding hemerythrin domain-containing protein, protein MAGKEEYTDAIMLLKHDHREVEDLFEKFEKASSDDRKWALAQQICNELKIHSMIEEEIFYPATKDAVEEDLYKEAHVEHDGAKVLINDIMESGGKGEFFEAKVKVLQEEIEHHVKEEEQGKDSYFGQVRDSDVDVKALLEPMLARKEELKAQAEADGLPPAELTTVNADAS, encoded by the coding sequence ATGGCCGGCAAGGAAGAATATACCGACGCGATCATGCTGTTGAAGCACGATCACCGCGAGGTCGAGGATCTGTTCGAGAAGTTCGAAAAGGCGAGCAGCGACGACCGGAAGTGGGCATTGGCGCAGCAGATCTGCAACGAACTCAAGATCCATTCCATGATCGAGGAAGAGATTTTTTACCCCGCGACGAAGGATGCGGTGGAGGAAGACCTCTACAAGGAAGCCCATGTCGAGCACGACGGGGCCAAGGTGCTGATCAACGACATCATGGAATCAGGCGGCAAAGGCGAGTTCTTTGAAGCCAAGGTGAAGGTGTTGCAGGAAGAAATCGAGCACCACGTCAAGGAAGAGGAGCAGGGCAAGGACAGCTATTTCGGCCAGGTGCGCGACAGCGACGTGGACGTGAAGGCGCTGTTGGAGCCGATGCTCGCACGCAAGGAAGAGCTGAAGGCCCAGGCAGAGGCTGACGGACTCCCGCCCGCCGAATTGACGACGGTAAACGCGGACGCAAGCTGA
- the recG gene encoding ATP-dependent DNA helicase RecG gives MRPEILNSLFAEVETLDGVGPKVVKPLEKLGLTRVRDVAYHLPDRFVTRRPVENLDQASVGEQVVVPLTVTEHRAGRSGRGPYNVLAQDAIGNVCSLTYFGKASYTAKKQLPVGEKRWVAGRLDQYGQMLQIVHPDHVAEDSAGLLTTLNEPVYALSEGLTQPKVVGLATQALARLPELPEWIEPTQFSKAKWPAWADALKLAHKGEHPAARDRLAYDELLANSLALALVRADNRKRRGQRLQGDGSLRSRLELPFPLTGAQQRSIREIEGDLAQDTPMLRLLQGDVGSGKTVVALEAMLVAVEAGAQAALLAPTEILARQHFETLRRMLAPTGVEIALLTGRDKGRARESILMGLHDGGIRIVVGTHAIFQDTVTYRNLGLIVIDEQHRFGVSQRLTLAGKGRVTPHTLAMTATPIPRTLTLAQYGEMEVSRLDEMPPGRQAIDTVVVSTDRLSEMVERLAAQLEAGAQAYWVCPMVHELENEDIAAAEARFAALKERFGDAVVLVHGQLRPEAKDAAMERFAAGDAKLLVATTVIEVGVDVPNATLMIIEQAERFGLAQLHQLRGRVGRGSQKSVCVLLRGEALSEVGRERLALMRESQDGFYLAEEDLRLRGGGELLGTRQSGDAPFKLATLEQIQRLLPLAHDDARLLMERDGGLASPRGEAARVLLYLFERDWGVQLLRGG, from the coding sequence ATGCGGCCGGAAATCCTCAACTCGCTATTCGCCGAGGTCGAAACGCTCGACGGCGTCGGACCCAAGGTGGTGAAGCCACTGGAAAAGCTGGGTCTGACCAGGGTACGCGACGTCGCCTATCACCTGCCCGACCGGTTCGTGACTCGCCGGCCGGTGGAGAACCTGGATCAGGCGAGTGTGGGCGAACAGGTGGTGGTGCCGCTGACGGTCACCGAACACCGCGCCGGCCGGTCGGGCCGCGGACCCTATAACGTGCTCGCGCAGGATGCGATCGGCAACGTCTGCTCGCTGACCTATTTCGGCAAGGCGAGCTACACCGCGAAGAAGCAGCTACCGGTCGGCGAGAAGCGGTGGGTTGCGGGACGGCTCGACCAGTACGGTCAGATGCTGCAGATCGTCCACCCGGACCATGTGGCCGAGGACAGCGCCGGGCTGCTGACCACTCTCAACGAGCCGGTTTATGCGCTGTCGGAAGGGCTGACGCAGCCGAAAGTGGTCGGGTTGGCGACGCAGGCGTTGGCGCGGCTGCCGGAGTTGCCCGAATGGATCGAACCCACGCAGTTCAGCAAGGCGAAGTGGCCCGCCTGGGCGGACGCTCTGAAGCTGGCGCACAAGGGGGAGCATCCGGCCGCGCGTGACCGGCTGGCCTACGACGAACTGCTTGCCAACAGCCTCGCCCTGGCACTGGTCCGGGCGGATAACCGCAAGCGGCGCGGACAGCGGTTGCAAGGCGATGGCAGCTTGCGGAGCCGGCTGGAACTGCCGTTCCCGCTGACCGGCGCGCAGCAGCGCTCGATCCGCGAGATCGAAGGCGACCTGGCGCAGGACACGCCGATGCTGCGGCTGCTGCAGGGCGATGTGGGGTCCGGCAAGACGGTGGTCGCACTGGAAGCGATGCTGGTCGCGGTCGAGGCGGGGGCGCAGGCGGCGCTGCTCGCCCCGACCGAGATCCTTGCCCGACAACATTTCGAAACGTTGCGACGGATGCTCGCGCCCACCGGGGTCGAGATCGCGCTGCTAACGGGCCGCGACAAGGGGCGGGCGCGCGAATCGATCCTTATGGGGCTGCACGACGGGGGCATCCGGATCGTGGTCGGAACGCACGCGATCTTCCAGGATACGGTGACCTATCGAAATCTGGGCCTCATCGTGATTGACGAGCAGCACCGTTTCGGCGTCTCGCAGCGGCTTACGCTCGCCGGCAAGGGGCGGGTGACCCCGCATACGCTGGCCATGACCGCGACGCCGATCCCGCGGACGCTGACGCTGGCGCAGTATGGCGAGATGGAGGTCAGCCGGCTCGATGAAATGCCCCCCGGTCGCCAGGCGATCGACACCGTGGTCGTGTCCACGGACCGCCTGTCCGAGATGGTCGAGCGGCTCGCGGCGCAACTGGAGGCTGGCGCGCAGGCGTATTGGGTGTGCCCGATGGTGCACGAGCTGGAGAACGAGGACATCGCCGCGGCCGAGGCGCGCTTCGCTGCGTTGAAGGAGCGATTCGGTGACGCGGTCGTGCTGGTCCACGGCCAGCTTCGGCCCGAAGCCAAGGATGCGGCCATGGAGCGGTTCGCCGCCGGCGACGCGAAGCTGCTGGTTGCAACGACCGTGATCGAGGTGGGCGTCGATGTGCCCAACGCGACCTTGATGATCATCGAGCAGGCCGAACGGTTCGGCCTCGCCCAGCTTCATCAGCTCCGCGGCCGGGTGGGACGGGGCAGCCAGAAATCGGTTTGCGTGCTGCTGCGGGGCGAAGCGCTGAGCGAAGTCGGGCGCGAACGGCTGGCACTGATGCGCGAATCTCAGGATGGCTTTTATCTCGCGGAGGAGGACCTGCGGCTGCGGGGCGGCGGCGAACTGCTCGGCACCCGCCAGTCTGGCGACGCGCCGTTCAAGCTTGCGACGCTGGAGCAG